From Melanotaenia boesemani isolate fMelBoe1 chromosome 12, fMelBoe1.pri, whole genome shotgun sequence, a single genomic window includes:
- the LOC121650635 gene encoding immunoglobulin-like domain-containing receptor 1 — protein sequence MGNMILVVLLLLHLPTELLSIQVVVPQTERTTTLFASVILRCDYSTSASAQDVLVTWRFKSFCKDPVLEYYSAAYQAALQLGQDPANDCPDRQRTVRTVIQKRGVNEPTLGPEYRNRKITIQNLADLVINEVMWWDNGVYYCTIYAAGDATGDSDREIKLMVLHWLTVLFIIIGFLLLIMLFGICCCQCCPQKCCCYIRCPCCPQTCCCPEKAVMQHRMLQEAQKAMVPWINGQPIYAPISSNASSQGVPIMYSGSYTDYPTKQDFAMAPMQLSPMALQQQPPPPPHHHHRVNGSLRSNGQGTNQVLDYLENQVRGLDVGALQIAPHTVQNMPPLQPQPTPPVVPYTPGPPSMLSTLDEMGVRGMERRVITLPPIVQRVPSFSTRRGPAGGDVGRGGPRMSSQSSGSTSRSGGGFPRDSRGYRERDVSPPRRGILRDYSDDSDWDNRRGRAPHRGSRNERGGSAGRRGGGSRPRTRSRDDLMEELQSRAARRERSYSPPQHRRGSWSSDEEDSRRRKGGKGRDWPEKPPSYSSIELQSGRSNGRRNYDRFSDRGSNSSTSVVI from the exons AGCTGCTGTCCATTCAGGTGGTTGTTCCACAGACGGAGAGAACAACAACGCTGTTTGCCTCAGTGATTCTACGCTGCGACTACTCGACTTCAGCAAGCGCTCAGGATGTCCTGGTCACCTGGAGGTTCAAGTCCTTCTGTAAAGACCCAGTTCTGGAGTACTACTCTGCAG CTTatcaggcagctctgcagcTGGGTCAGGATCCTGCTAATGACTGCCCAGACCGCCAGCGTACAGTTCGAACAGTGatccagaagagaggcgtcaatGAGCCCACCCTGGGTCCGGAGTACAGAAATCGTAAAATCACCATCCAGAACT TGGCGGATTTAGTGATAAATGAGGTGATGTGGTGGGACAACGGTGTGTATTACTGCACCATCTACGCTGCTGGAGACGCAACAGGAGACTCGGATCGTGAGATCAAACTCATGGTGTTAC ACTGGCTGACTGTCCTGTTTATCATCATCGGCTTTCTCCTGCTCATCATGCTTTTCGGTATATGCTGCTGCCAGTGCTGCCCACAGAAGTGCTGCTGCTACATTCGCTGTCCATGTTGTCCTCAGACGTGCTGCTGCCCAGAAAAGG CTGTGATGCAGCACCGGATGCTGCAAGAGGCCCAGAAGGCTATGGTTCCTTGGATAAATGGTcaacccatttatgctcccatCAGCTCCAATGCCTCCTCCCAGGGTGTGCCCATAATGTATTCAG GTTCGTATACAGATTACCCAACCAAACAAGACTTTGCCATGGCTCCCATGCAGCTGTCACCCATGGCCTTGCAGCAGCAGCCTCCTCCCCCCCCACATCACCATCATCGTGTCAATGGGAGTCTGCGCAGCAATGGTCAAGGTACCAATCAGGTTTTGGACTACCTGGAGAATCAGGTGAGGGGGCTGGATGTTGGAGCACTTCAAATAGCTCCACATACTGTTCAAAATATGCCTCCCCTGCAGCCTCAGCCCACTCCTCCAGTAGTCCCCTACACACCTGGGCCCCCGAGCATGTTGTCAACGCTGGATGAGATGGGGGTGAGGGGGATGGAGAGAAGGGTGATCACTCTGCCTCCTATTGTCCAGCGTGTACCCAGCTTTTCCACACGTAGGGGTCCTGCTGGTGGAGATGTAGGCAGGGGTGGGCCCAGAATGTCCAGCCAATCCAGTGGGAGCACCAGTCGCTCTGGAGGAGGCTTCCCCAGAGACAGCCGTGGgtacagagagagagatgtcTCTCCTCCAAGACGGGGGATCCTGCGTGATTATAGTGACGATTCAGATTGGGACAACAGGCGCGGAAGAGCACCACACAGGGGCTCACGGAATGAAAGAGGAGGTTCAGctgggaggagaggaggcgGGTCTAGGCCACGTACCCGAAGTCGGGATGACCTGATGGAGGAGCTGCAAAGCAGAGCAGCTCGGAGAGAGAGGAGCTACTCTCCTCCTCAGCATCGCAGAGGGTCCTGGAGCTCAGATGAGGAGGACAGTAGAAGGAGAAAAGGAGGCAAAGGGAGGGATTGGCCAGAGAAACCCCCAAGCTACTCCTCCATTGAGCTCCAGTCTGGACGCAGTAATGGACGCAGGAACTACGATCGCTTTTCT GATAGAGGCTCCAATAGCAGCACCAGCGTAGtgatctga